One Bombina bombina isolate aBomBom1 chromosome 5, aBomBom1.pri, whole genome shotgun sequence DNA segment encodes these proteins:
- the LOC128659423 gene encoding C-C chemokine receptor type 4: protein MESTTENPYYDYSDMYDAIPIQICEREELRHFVSTYITPSYYLMFILSFIGNGLITLILVKWEKFHSVTNIFILNLVISNIFFSSTLPFMAVYQSSAWIFGNIMCKMTNTFFFIGFQSFAAFLTLMTIDQYLIVVHSWSSSSRGRISYALYMSIIVWSVSIFSSIPDIILYTESDQMGNKVCEVNNTTDNHWWLLLAHYKHFVLFFLVPLFIIITCYFRIVLKLTTCNIRRKTTVLKLIFSIVILFILCWTPYNIIMFVMFQKQTFIECHSFLPYIFSVCQSIVYFHCCLNPVLYAFLGTKFRKYLCSCAKNCLPRTPQQNDLSLRTSLGL, encoded by the coding sequence ATGGAAAGCACCACAGAAAACCCTTATTATGACTACAGTGATATGTACGACGCAATACCAATACAGATATGTGAACGAGAAGAGCTTCGTCATTTTGTATCTACTTATATAACGCCATCTTACTATCTGATGTTCATTTTGAGTTTCATTGGGAATGGTCTTATTACCCTCATTCTAGTTAAATGGGAAAAGTTTCACAGTGTCACCAACATCTTTATTCTGAACCTAGTTATCTCAAATATCTTCTTCTCCAGTACACTCCCATTCATGGCAGTCTACCAATCTTCCGCTTGGATTTTTGGAAATATAATGTGCAAAatgacaaacacatttttttttattggctttcaaAGTTTTGCCGCATTTCTTACATTGATGACAATTGATCAGTATTTGATAGTGGTTCACTCTTGGTCTTCTTCATCTAGAGGAAGGATTAGTTATGCATTATATATGAGCATCATTGTCTGGAGTGTCAGTATATTTTCAAGTATTcctgacattatcctgtatacagagTCAGATCAAATGGGTAATAAAGTTTGTGAAGTTAATAATACTACAGATAATCATTGGTGGCTTCTACTAGCACATTATAAACACTTTGTCCTATTTTTTCTTGTTCCTCTGTTTATTATAATTACTTGTTACTTTAGAATTGTGCTTAAACTTACAACGTGTAATATTAGAAGGAAAACAACagttttaaaattaatattcagtATTGTAATTCTATTCATTTTGTGTTGGACTCCATATAATATTATTATGTTTGTGATGtttcaaaaacaaactttcatAGAATGTCACAGTTTTCTGCCTTACATATTTTCTGTATGCCAAAGCATTGTTTATTTTCATTGCTGCCTGAATCCAGTGTTATATGCATTTTTAGGAACAAAGTTTAGAAAGTATTTATGTTCATGTGCAAAAAATTGCTTGCCGAGAACACCCCAACAAAATGATTTAAGCCTTCGGACAAGCCTTGGACTTTAA